One genomic segment of Ricinus communis isolate WT05 ecotype wild-type chromosome 5, ASM1957865v1, whole genome shotgun sequence includes these proteins:
- the LOC8261203 gene encoding T-complex protein 1 subunit zeta 1, with product MSLRVLNPNAEVLNKSAALHMNINAAKGLQDVLKSNLGPKGTIKMLVGGAGDIKLTKDGNTLLKEMQIQNPTAIMIARTAVAQDDISGDGTTSTVIFIGELMKQSERYIGEGMHPRVLVDGFEIAKRATLQFLEKFKTPVVMGDEPDKEILKMVARTTLRTKLYETLADQLTDIVVNAVLCIRKPEEAIDLFMVEIMHMRHKFDVDTRLVEGLVLDHGSRHPDMKRRAENCYILTCNVSLEYDKSEINAGFFYSNAEQREKMVAAERRQVDERVEKIIELKNKVCSGNDNNFVVINQKGIDPPSLDLLARAGIIALRRAKRRNMERLVLACGGEAVNSVDDLTPDCLGWAGLVYEHILGEEKYTFVEHVKNPHSCTILIKGPNDHTIAQIKDAVRDGLRAVKNTIEDEAVVLGAGAFELAARKYLISEVKKTVKGRAQLGIEAFADALLVIPKTLAENSGLDTQDEIVSLTGEHDRENIVGLNLQTGGPLDPQMEGIFDNYSVKRQLINSGPVIASQLLLVDEVIRAGRNMRKPN from the exons atGTCTTTGCGAGTATTGAACCCTAATGCGGAAGTTTTAAACAAATCGGCGGCGCTTCATATGAACATTAATGCCGCCAAAGGCTTGCAAGATGTCCTCAAATCTAACCTCGGCCCTAAAGGCACCATCAAGAT GCTTGTTGGTGGAGCCGGTGACATCAAGCTTACCAAGGACGGTAACACTCTGTTAAAGGAAATG caaattcaaaaccctacAGCAATTATGATTGCAAGAACAGCTGTTGCTCAAGATGATATAAGTGGAGATGGTACTACTTCTACTGTTATCTTTATTGGAGAGCTTATGAAGCAATCTGAGCGCTACATTGGTGAAG GTATGCATCCACGTGTTCTGGTTGATGGTTTTGAAATTGCGAAAAGAGCTACTCTCCAGTTTCTTGAAAAGTTTAAGACTCCTGTGGTTATGGGCGATGAACCTGACAAAGAGATTCTGAAAATGGTGGCAAGAACGACACTGAGAACAAAG CTATATGAAACTTTGGCAGATCAATTAACTGATATCGTTGTCAATGCG GTTCTCTGCATTAGAAAGCCAGAGGAAGCCATTGATCTATTCATGGTGGAGATTATGCACATGCGCCATAAATTTGATGTTGACACAAGACTG GTTGAAGGCCTTGTCCTTGATCATGGTTCTAGACATCCTGACATGAAGCGAAGGGCAGAAAACTGTTATATCTTGACTTGCAATGTGTCtttggaatatgataaaag TGAAATAAATGCAGGATTTTTCTACTCGAACGCAGAGCAGAGGGAGAAAATGGTTGCAGCTGAAAGGCGTCAGGTGGATGAGAGGGTggaaaaaattattgaattaaagaaCAAG GTTTGTTCTGGTAATGACAACAATTTTGTTGTTATTAATCAAAAGGGTATTGATCCCCCATCACTGGACCTTCTTGCTCGTGCAGGG ATAATTGCCCTTAGAAGAGCAAAGAGAAGAAATATGGAACGCCTGGTTTTGGCTTGTGGAGGAGAGGCTGTGAATTCTGTTGATGATCTAACCCCTGATTGCCTTGGTTGGGCTGGATTGGTATATGAGCACATCCTTGGTGAAGAGAAATATACTTTCGTTGAACATGTCAAAAATCCCCATTCTTGTACTATCTTGATAAAAG GACCTAATGACCATACAATTGCACAAATAAAGGATGCTGTTCGTGATGGCCTAAGAGCTGTCAAAAATACCATTGAGGATGAAGCTGTTGTGCTT GGAGCAGGAGCTTTTGAATTAGCAGCCAGAAAGTACTTAATCAGTGAAGTAAAGAAAACAGTTAAAGGG CGGGCTCAGTTAGGTATTGAAGCTTTTGCGGATGCCCTTCTTGTTATTCCCAAAACTCTGGCTGAGAATTCTGGACTTGACACTCAAGATGAGATTGTTTCTCTTACG GGTGAGCATGACAGGGAAAATATTGTGGGATTAAACCTGCAAACAGGAGGGCCCCTTGACCCTCAAATGGAAGGCATCTTTGACAATTACTCTGTTAAACGCCAACTCATAAACTCAGG GCCTGTAATCGCATCCCAGTTGCTATTGGTGGATGAAGTGATCCGAGCTGGGCGTAACATGAGGAAACCAAATTGA